In Ignavibacteriales bacterium, the following proteins share a genomic window:
- the rpmF gene encoding 50S ribosomal protein L32, whose translation MPNPKRRHSKARGRKRRTHYKATAPSTQECPNCHEQKLQHRACPHCGFYNGRSIVTPKEA comes from the coding sequence ATGCCTAATCCTAAACGACGACATTCCAAAGCTCGCGGACGTAAGCGCCGAACACATTACAAGGCAACGGCACCGTCAACACAAGAATGCCCCAATTGCCACGAACAAAAACTGCAACACCGGGCATGTCCCCACTGCGGATTCTATAATGGCCGCTCTATAGTCACCCCGAAGGAAGCCTAA